A genome region from Taeniopygia guttata chromosome 5, bTaeGut7.mat, whole genome shotgun sequence includes the following:
- the RAG1 gene encoding V(D)J recombination-activating protein 1, which translates to MSAASQMDLPEELQHTYTKFSEWKFKLFKLRSFEKPPSDDSQHIHKDQAEEAVSSNKEIILHKDEAVPGGENTELTGNRQGLEEDAHAMKTQDIRAHQNNLKQLCRICGVSFKTDCSKRTYPVHGPVDDETLYLLRKKEKTATSWPDLIAKVFKTDVRGDVDTIHPTRFCHNCWSIIHRKFSNTLCEVYFPRNSTMEWQPHSPNCDVCHTTRRGVKRKSQPPSVQRGKRVKTTVERAQLNRGVKNQQIKQAQINNKHLMKEIVNCKDIHLSTKLLAVDYPVDFIKSISCQICDHILADPVETTCRHLFCRTCILKCIRVMGSYCPSCWYPCFPTDLVTPVKSFLNILDNLNIRCPVKECDEEISHGKYGQHLSGHKEMKEGELYSYINKGGRPRQHLLSLTRRAQKHRLRELKRQVKAFAEKEEGGDIKAVCMTLFLLALRAKNEHKQADELEAIMQGRGSGLHPAVCLAIRINTFLSCSQYHKMYRTVKAVTGRQIFQPLHALRTAEKALLPGYHPFEWKPPLKNVSTNTEVGIIDGLSGLPLSIDDYPVDTIAKRFRYDAALVCALKDMEEEILEGMKAKNLDDYLNGPFTVVVKESCDGMGDVSEKHGSGPAVPEKAVRFSFTVMNISIEHGNESKRIFEEVKPNSELCCKPLCLMLADESDHETLTAILSPLIAEREAMKNSELLLEMGGILRTFRFVFRGTGYDEKLLREVEGLEASGSTYICTLCDATRLEASQNLVFHSITRSHAENLERYEIWRSNPYHESVDELRDRVKGVSAKPFIETVPSIDALHCDIGNATEFYRIFQMEIGELYKNPDVSKEERKRWQLTLDKHLRKKMNLKPMLKMSGNFARKLMSKETVEAVCELIKCEERHEALKELMDLYLKMKPVWRSSCPAKECPELLCQYSYNSQRFAELLSTKFKYRYDGKITNYFHKTLAHVPEIIERDGSIGAWASEGNESGNKLFRRFRKMNARQSKVYEMEDVLKHHWLYTSKYLQKFMNAHKTLKSQSFTIDSGGSLGDSLLLEVLENSDTAEL; encoded by the coding sequence ATGTCAGCAGCATCACAAATGGACCTACCTGAAGAACTTCAGCATACATACACAAAATTTTCTGAATGGAAATTCAAGCTCTTTAAATTGCGATCATTTGAAAAACCACCCTCTGATGACAGCCAGCATATACACAAAGATCAGGCAGAAGAGGCTGTTTCTTCAAACAAAGAAATCATCCTCCATAAAGACGAAGCAGTGCCGGGAGGAGAAAACACAGAGTTAACAGGCAATAGGCAGGGACTTGAGGAAGATGCCCATGCCATGAAAACACAAGACATTAGAGCTCATCAGAACAATCTGAAGCAACTCTGCCGCATCTGTGGGGTTTCATTTAAAACTGATTGTTCCAAGAGAACTTACCCAGTGCATGGGCCAGTGGATGATGAAACTCTGTACCttctgagaaagaaagaaaaaacagcaacCTCTTGGCCAGATCTTATTGCTAAGGTTTTCAAGACTGATGTGAGAGGGGATGTCGACACTATCCATCCTACTCGATTTTGTCACAACTGTTGGAGTATTATACACAGAAAATTCAGTAATACTCTGTGTGAAGTGTATTTTCCTAGGAACAGCACAATGGAGTGGCAACCCCATTCCCCAAACTGTGATGTCTGCCATACTACCAGACGAGGAGTCAAGAGGAAAAGCCAGCCCCCAAGTGTGCAACGTGGCAAACGTGTCAAAACCACTGTGGAACGTGCTCAGCTAAACAGAGGTgtaaaaaaccaacaaatcaAACAAGCACAGATAAATAACAAACATTTAATGAAAGAGATTGTCAATTGCAAGGATATACATCTCAGCACCAAGCTGCTTGCAGTTGATTACCCAGTAGATTTCATTAAATCCATTTCTTGCCAAATTTGTGATCATATTTTGGCAGATCCAGTGGAAACAACATGCAGACACTTGTTTTGCAGAACTTGCATCCTTAAATGTATCAGGGTTATGGGCAGCTATTGCCCCTCCTGCTGGTATCCTTGCTTTCCAACTGATCTGGTAACCCCAGTGAAATCCTTCCTGAACATCCTTGATAACCTGAATATAAGATGCCCTGTAAAGGAATGTGATGAAGAGATCTCACATGGAAAATATGGCCAACACCTCTCTGGCCACAAGGAGATGAAAGAAGGAGAGCTCTATAGCTACATCAATAAAGGTGGCCGACCGAGGCAGCACCTCCTGTCTTTGACAAGGAGAGCTCAGAAACATCGTCTGAGGGAACTGAAACGTCAAGTCAAGGCTTTTGCTGAGAAAGAAGAGGGTGGTGACATAAAGGCTGTATGCATGACTTTGTTCCTGCTAGCTTTGAGAgcaaaaaatgaacacaaacAAGCAGATGAACTGGAGGCTATAATGCAAGGGAGGGGATCTGGACTTCATCCTGCTGTCTGTCTGGCCATCCGAATTAACACGTTTCTCAGCTGTAGTCAGTATCATAAAATGTACAGAACAGTAAAAGCTGTCACTGGGAGGCAGATTTTCCAGCCTTTGCATGCTCTTCGCACTGCTGAGAAAGCCCTCCTACCAGGTTATCACCCATTTGAgtggaaacctcccctgaaaaatGTATCCACTAACACAGAAGTGGGAATTATAGATGGACTATCAGGACTGCCGCTCTCAATTGATGATTACCCAGTAGACACAATTGCAAAGAGATTCCGATACGATGCAGCCCTGGTTTGTGCCTTAAAGGACATGGAGGAGGAGATCTTGGAAGGCATGAAAGCAAAAAACCTGGACGACTATTTGAATGGCCCCTTCACTGTGGTAGTAAAAGAGTCCTGTGATGGAATGGGAGATGTCAGTGAGAAGCATGGAAGTGGGCCTGCTGTCCCAGAGAAGGCTGTTCGCTTTTCTTTCACAGTCATGAACATTTCTATAGAACATGGGAATGAAAGCAAAAGGATCTTTGAGGAAGTAAAGCCCAATTCAGAGTTGTGCTGTAAGCCCTTGTGCCTTATGCTGGCTGATGAATCAGATCATGAAACTCTGACAGCAATCCTGAGCCCCCTCATAGCAGAAAGAGAGGCTATGAAAAACAGCGAACTGCTGCTTGAAATGGGGGGCATCCTGAGGACATTTAGATTCGTCTTTAGGGGTACGGGATATGATGAGAAACTCTTGCGGGAAGTGGAAGGGCTGGAGGCATCAGGTTCCACTTACATTTGTACCCTGTGTGATGCAACCCGCTTGGAGGCATCCCAGAATCTGGTCTTCCACTCCATAACCAGGAGCCATGCTGAAAATCTGGAGCGATATGAAATATGGAGGTCCAACCCATACCACGAGTCTGTTGATGAGCTCCGTGACAGAGTGAAGGGTGTTTCAGCCAAACCTTTTATTGAGACTGTTCCCTCCATAGATGCATTGCACTGTGACATTGGCAATGCAACAGAATTCTACAGGATTTTCCAGATGGAGATTGGTGAACTTTACAAGAATCCTGATGTGTCTaaagaggagaggaagaggtGGCAGTTGACTCTGGACAAACATCTCAGGAAGAAGATGAACTTGAAGCCTATGCTGAAGATGAGTGGAAATTTTGCTAGAAAGCTCATGTCCAAAGAGACTGTAGAGGCAGTATGTGAATTAATTAAGTGTGAGGAAAGGCATGAAGCTCTAAAAGAACTAATGGACCTTTATCTGAAGATGAAGCCAGTGTGGCGATCCTCATGCCCTGCCAAGGAGTGTCCTGAACTGCTGTGCCAGTATAGCTACAATTCACAGCGTTTTGCAGAGCTCTTATCTACAAAGTTCAAGTACAGATATGATGGCAAGATTACAAATTATTTCCACAAAACACTTGCTCATGTTCCTGAAATAATTGAAAGAGATGGGTCCATTGGGGCCTGGGCAAGCGAGGGAAATGAGTCTGGAAACAAACTGTTTAGGAGGTTCCGAAAAATGAATGCCAGGCAGTCTAAGGTCTATGAGATGGAGGATGTCTTGAAGCACCACTGGCTGTATACTTCCAAGTACCTCCAGAAATTCATGAATGCtcataaaacattaaaaagccAGAGCTTCACCATTGATTCAGGGGGTAGTTTAGGTGACTCCTTGCTACTGGAGGTCTTGGAAAACAGTGATACAGCAGAACTCTAA
- the RAG2 gene encoding V(D)J recombination-activating protein 2: MAQSTDKMSLQMVSTISNSSLLQPGFSLLNFDGHVFFFGQKGWPKRSCPTGVFLLDIKQNELKMKPVSFSKDSCYLPPLRYPALCTLRSDASADEYHYIIHGGKTPNNDLSDKIYFISLVSKTSKKITFQCIEKDLGGDVPEARYGHSMNVVHSRGKSMSVVFGGRSYTPLAQRTTETWNSVVDCMPSVFLIDFEFGCCTSYILPELQDGLSFHVSIARDDTIYILGGHSLQNNTRSPNLYRIKIDLPLGSPAVTCTILPGGISVSSAIVTQISDNEFVLVGGYHSDNQKRLVCNTIVLEDSKIEIVESVGPEWTPDIKHCRMWFGCDMGKGSVLLGIPGANKQIIPDANYFYILRCKGAEEDKEEELITQTCSQTSSEDPGDSTPFEDSEEFFFSAEANSFDADDADTYNEDDEEDESETGYWITCCASCNIDINTWVPFYSTELNKPAMILCSSGAGHWVHAQCMDLSETMLLRLSEANVKYFCNEHIDLNKGLQTPKKVMCLKKPPMKPLRKKKTMKLSTSTKKSFLRRLFE; encoded by the coding sequence ATGGCCCAGTCAACAGACAAAATGTCACTGCAGATGGTATCCACCATCAGTAACTCATCCTTGCTTCAGCCGGGCTTCTCTCTCCTGAATTTTGATGggcatgttttcttttttggtcAGAAAGGATGGCCAAAGAGATCCTGCCCCACTGGTGTTTTCCTCCTCGATATAAAGCAGAATGAGCTCAAAATGAAACCTGTCTCCTTCTCTAAAGATTCATGTTACCTTCCCCCTCTCCGCtaccctgctctgtgcacactCAGAAGCGATGCAAGCGCTGATGAGTACCATTATATCATCCATGGTGGTAAAACACCTAACAATGACCTTTCTgataagatttattttataagTTTGGTAAGCAAAACTAGCAAGAAAATTACGTTCCAATGCATTGAGAAAGACCTGGGTGGAGATGTCCCTGAAGCTAGATATGGACATTCAATGAATGTAGTTCATAGCCGGGGAAAAAGCATGAGTGTTGTGTTTGGAGGGAGGTCATATACTCCTCTTGCACAAAGAACCACGGAAACATGGAACAGTGTAGTTGACTGTATGCCATCTGTGTTTCTCATTGATTTTGAGTTTGGATGCTGTACATCATACATACTTCCAGAGCTTCAAGATGGACTTTCTTTCCACGTTTCAATTGCCAGAGATGATACAATCTACATCTTGGGAGGCCACTCACTTCAAAATAACACCAGGTCCCCCAACTTGTACAGGATAAAAATTGATCTGCCCCTGGGCAGCCCGGCTGTGACCTGCACCATTCTGCCAGGGGGGATATCAGTGTCAAGTGCTATAGTGACCCAGATCAGTGACAATGAATTTGTCCTTGTTGGTGGCTACCACTCAGACAACCAGAAAAGGCTGGTGTGTAACACCATAGTTCTGGAAGATAGTAAGATAGAGATTGTTGAAAGTGTGGGTCCAGAATGGACACCAGATATTAAACACTGCAGAATGTGGTTTGGCTGCGATATGGGTAAAGGGTCTGTTTTACTGGGCATTCCAGGGGCCAACAAACAAATAATTCCAGATGCAAACTATTTCTACATTTTGAGATGCAAAGGTGCAGAAGAAGACAAGGAAGAAGAATTGATAACACAAACTTGCAGTCAGACATCAAGTGAAGACCCTGGAGACTCCACTCCGTTTGAAGATTCGGAGGagtttttttttagtgctgaAGCCAATAGCTTTGATGCTGACGATGCTGATACTTAcaatgaagatgatgaagaagatgaaTCAGAAACAGGCTACTGGATCACCTGCTGTGCCAGTTGCAATATTGACATCAACACCTGGGTCCCTTTCTATTCGACAGAACTCAACAAGCCTGCAATGATCCTGTGTTCCAGTGGGGCTGGACACTGGGTCCATGCGCAGTGTATGGATCTCTCAGAAACCATGCTTCTACGTCTCTCAGAAGCAAATGTCAAGTATTTCTGCAATGAGCACATTGACCTTAATAAAGGGCTACAAACTCCCAAAAAGGTGATGTGCCTGAAAAAGCCACCCATGAAACCATTGCGCAAAAAGAAAACCATGAAGTTATCAACATCAACGAAAAAGTCCTTTCTTCGTAGACTCTTTGAATAG